The following is a genomic window from Desulfobacterales bacterium.
AGCAATGCGATGGAAGCGACCAGGCCCACAAACCCCTGGCCCAGAAAAATCTCATGGGGAATCAGCTGCAGTATTTGAATGTCGCCGAATAGCTCCAGATGCCCGATAATGAGCAGTAGGATGCAGATATGAAATGCCATCAGAAAAAGCCACAATATGGGTTTGTGCTTGCGGACGGTGGGGAATAACAAGGTGTCATGCAGGGCCCACAGCCACCCGGGTTTTTTTTCAGGATAAATCTGAAGTGGGGCCGGATGTTTGGGCGCACGCCAGATTTTGATCAAACGGACCGCTGTGCCAATAAAAAAAATGGCAAAGGCCAGGTAGACCATCGGCACCAGTATGATGTAATACAACGTTTCCAACATGCCCCCCGTAAAAGGTGCGCCAATCACCTTCAACAGCGACAGCGCAAGAAGATGCAGCAGCCGAGGATCGATTTAGGCGTTGCGCTTGATGAAAAAC
Proteins encoded in this region:
- a CDS encoding respiratory nitrate reductase subunit gamma, which produces MLETLYYIILVPMVYLAFAIFFIGTAVRLIKIWRAPKHPAPLQIYPEKKPGWLWALHDTLLFPTVRKHKPILWLFLMAFHICILLLIIGHLELFGDIQILQLIPHEIFLGQGFVGLVASIALLYFLFRRFISPVRELSVPEDYYLLILLFLVVLFGSQMDWARRWYFYETVTVEQYREYLGSLLTFDPYLPSELTESGHSFMLVLHIFFANVFLIFFPFSQSMHSFMSLAVNKLKIGK